The stretch of DNA GCGATCGTCTGGCGGCCGTACAACGGCGCGCTGCGCCGCCTGGTTCCCGTGCTCTACCGGCAGGCGTCCGCGGGCCGGCACCGCCTCGTGCTCGCCATGTGCCGCGCCGACGTGCACACGTGCGCTCCGGGAACCAGCCCGCTCGGCGGCGTCCGGGGCACCCGGGACGGCTTCCGGGAGTGGTGGTCGCGCCTGCGCGGCCTGACCAGCGCGATCGAACTCGAAGTGCACGCGGTCTCCGTGTCCGGGCCCCCGTGGGCCACCGCGGTGCGGACGGAGTGGACCGATGTGGTCACCGCCGCGGACGGTGCCCGGTTCACCAACCACGGCACCCACCGCGGGTTGCTGCGCTGGGGTCGCCTCGCGGAGCTGCACTACGACTGGGACCCGGACGTGGTGCTGCGGGTGTGCGAACACGCGGCGGCGATCGGCGTGCGCGGTGCGAACGCGCCCCCGGTCGGCGCCCCGGGGCCGTGCCCGGTCACTCAGACCGGCCAGAAGTAGCCCTCCTCCGGGTCGGCGTCCGGGAACAGCGGCCCGTAGAACTCCGGATCCTTGCGCACCAGCGCCGAGCGGTGGCTGCGGTGCACCCGCTCGTCACCGAGCCAGGCAGGCAGCTCGCACCGGCGCGTGAGCTCGGCCTGCATCCGCGGGAGCGGACGACCGGCGGCGGCGAGGTCCGTGCTGATCGTCGCGGCGCAGGTGTCCGGGCGGCCGCGGCCGGTCCACTCGGCGCACACGGCGAGACCGTAGGCGGCGACCCCGTCCGGGTAGCCCTCCCACATGCGGACGGCCGGGTGGTGCTTCCACCCGTAGGCCGGGTACGTCAGCGCACGCAGCACCTGCAGCGCCTCCACGCGTTGCTTGCCGAGCCTGCGGTCGTCGAGCGTGGCGGCGCTGGCGGCGAAGTCGGGATAGGGGAGGAACGTCTGCACGGGCTACGCCTCCTGCACGAGGGTGACGATCCGCGTCAGCGACGGGCTGCGCGGGGTGGAGCCGAAGCCG from Pseudonocardia cypriaca encodes:
- a CDS encoding nuclear transport factor 2 family protein; the encoded protein is MDGAAIVWRPYNGALRRLVPVLYRQASAGRHRLVLAMCRADVHTCAPGTSPLGGVRGTRDGFREWWSRLRGLTSAIELEVHAVSVSGPPWATAVRTEWTDVVTAADGARFTNHGTHRGLLRWGRLAELHYDWDPDVVLRVCEHAAAIGVRGANAPPVGAPGPCPVTQTGQK
- a CDS encoding MSMEG_6728 family protein, encoding MQTFLPYPDFAASAATLDDRRLGKQRVEALQVLRALTYPAYGWKHHPAVRMWEGYPDGVAAYGLAVCAEWTGRGRPDTCAATISTDLAAAGRPLPRMQAELTRRCELPAWLGDERVHRSHRSALVRKDPEFYGPLFPDADPEEGYFWPV